GCGGCGCATGCGCCGGCAGCGGATTGCGCGGGTGTAGATAGAACGGCACGTCGAGGGCCTCGACCGTATGCCAGAACGGGCGATATTCCGGCTGGTCGTAATAGGTGGCGTTGTCGGCGCTGCCGACTTGCGAGAAGCCATTGACCAGCGCGCCGACGAAACCGAGTTCCTTGACGCAGCGGGTCAGTTCGGCTGCCGCGGCTTCCGGGTCCTGCATCGGCAGGGCGGCAAAGCCGGCAAAGCGCTTCGGGTGCTTTGCAATGACCGCGGCGAGCGCGTCATTGGCCTTGCGTGCGACGGTGATCGCCGTTGCGGTGTCGGGAATGGCCTGCACGGCCGGCGCGTTCAGCGACATCACCATCATCTCGATGCCGTGCGCGTCCATGTCGGCGAGGCAGGAGTCGATGTTGAGCAGGCGTCGTGACAACTCCGGCCAGACCGGCGCGAAGGCGTGGGGTTCTCCGAGTGTCTCGTCAATGGCGAAATGTTCTTCGAGC
The Pseudolabrys sp. FHR47 genome window above contains:
- a CDS encoding amidohydrolase family protein; its protein translation is MHGKIALEEHFAIDETLGEPHAFAPVWPELSRRLLNIDSCLADMDAHGIEMMVMSLNAPAVQAIPDTATAITVARKANDALAAVIAKHPKRFAGFAALPMQDPEAAAAELTRCVKELGFVGALVNGFSQVGSADNATYYDQPEYRPFWHTVEALDVPFYLHPRNPLPAHAPQYQGHPWMLGPNWAFGAETAIHALRLIGSGLFDTHPKLKIILGHLGEGLPALLWRIDNRNGWMKLPHRYAAQRSVGDYFRKNFYITTAGNFHTPALQNVMAEVGLDHVLFSVDWPFEDIGQGSGWLDAAPLSDAQRAQIARDNAIRLLKLRI